The proteins below are encoded in one region of Toxoplasma gondii ME49 chromosome IV, whole genome shotgun sequence:
- a CDS encoding homoserine O-acetyltransferase, putative (encoded by transcript TGME49_320730) has protein sequence MMNKPTVWVTFLLHVRAISVDLTLSFSGPEPCYSPVHSGYFLQECRRRFKTSYGGTLDSVHIAYETWGNLNASKSNAVLLTCGLSASSHARSSPMNPESGWWESFIGPGLALDTNKFFIICVSNFGGCSGTTGPSSFSSRGDGKLIRYGLDFPMFSVQDMVRIMFRVVDHLGVETLHAVVGSSLGGMQSVAAAAMYPERVKRLVSISGAVTSSPLSIALRYAQRQVLMADPRFNNGNYYEKAYPFTGMKLAREIATITYRSGPEWAQRFGRQRVHHHLQSEEASQSEERPTNFDTKSRYDHPPTLAPDFTVEAYLEHQGKKWCHLYDPNSMLYISKAMDHFTLEEPLGTTGELSLEYGLRRVRMPALVIGVKSDILFPIWQQKQMAHSLQRAGNRSVAFYTLDSIYGHDTFLIDVANVGGAVKGHLEQSHS, from the exons ATGATGAACAAGCCGACGGTCTGGGTAACGTTTCTTCTACATGTCAGAGCAATCTCTGTTGATTTAACCCTCTCATTTTCAGGGCCGGAACCTTGCTACTCTCCCGTTCACTCCGGCTACTTCCTACAAGAATGCAGGCGACGCTTCAAAACGTCATATGGTGGCACACTTGATTCTGTTCATATTGCATACGAGACTTGGGGAAATTTGAATGCGTCTAAAAGTAATGCGGTCCTTCTCACCTGTGGACTGTCGGCGTCCTCCCATGCCAGGAGTAGCCCCATGAATCCTGAAAGTG GCTGGTGGGAGAGCTTTATTGGTCCAGGTCTTGCATTGGACACCAACAAGTTCTTCATAATCTGCGTATCTAACTTCGGAGGTTGCTCAGGAACCACAGGACCGAGCTCCTTCAGCAGTAGAGGCGACGGGAAGCTCATACGTTATGGTTTGGATTTTCCGATGTTTTCGGTTCAAGATATGGTGCGAATCATGTTCCGCGTTGTTG ACCACCTGGGAGTAGAAACTCTACATGCTGTTGTTGGCAGCAGCCTGGGTGGCATGCAAAGCGTTGCCGCCGCGGCCATGTACCCAGAGAGGGTGAAGCGCCTTGTCAGCATCAGCGGTGCGGTAACCAGTTCGCCTCTCTCAATTGCCCTCCGATATGCTCAGCGTCAAGTTCTC ATGGCAGATCCCCGTTTCAATAATGGCAACTACTATGAAAAGGCATACCCGTTTACCGGCATGAAACTCGCTAGGGAAATTGCAACCATTACCTACCGGAGTGGACCTGAGTGGGCCCAACGGTTTGGACGCCAGCGTGTTCATCACCATCTTCAGAGCGAGGAAGCTTCTCAGAGTGAGGAACGCCCAACAAACTTTGACACAAAAAGCCGATACGACCATCCTCCTACGCTGGCCCCGGACTTTACCGTTGAGGCGTATCTGGAGCATCAAGGCAAGAAGTGGTGCCACCTTTATGATCCAAACTCGATGTTATACATTTCGAAG GCGATGGACCACTTCACTTTGGAAGAGCCTTTAGGGACGACCGGAGAGCTTTCTCTAGAATATGGTCTGCGCCGAGTGCGTATGCCTGCCCTGGTCATTGGCGTGAAAAGCGATATTCTCTTTCCAATATGGCAACAGAAACAGATGGCTCATTCGCTGCAGCGGGCAGGAAACAGATCTGTTGCATTTTACACCCTTGATTCAATTTATGGACACGATACATTCCTTATCGACGTTGCCAACGTTGGGGGGGCCGTAAAAGGTCATCTAGAGCAGAGCCACTCGTAG
- a CDS encoding hypothetical protein (encoded by transcript TGME49_320740~Signal peptide predicted by SignalP 2.0 HMM (probability 0.991) with cleavage site probability 0.947 at residue 30~Predicted trans-membrane domain (TMHMM2.0):6-29) encodes MSYSARFTIGFFSICATIILFCLLSGSVLSQNVTSLVAAISAQISDVRRPLRRHIPIIFVMSIDISATVSTDTAFDIDRDEFKAASTAKVLLTPVWSQISCSEGMEAATLPPEVSMTETAASNTDLEKEICEEEKKGAIVAPYGPLSLLEYTNSFQLGDIADVWFDSITREATAFRGSWQVLLNRSDPVDELMKALGISMLKRRVMASYSSITDMELIKDDAKSPVIKITTHLPLNNLKQSVVAFDNTWAEQKDSDTGTWRTWSVWINGRAIQRREGPLGTMFDVRAIFPSDPLSTESKIESQGVSGPLMLFKWTFIPTGKPPITSMRWMKKL; translated from the exons GTTTCACTATTGGATTTTTTTCTATTTGTGCTACCATAATactcttctgccttctttctggTTCAGTACTGAGCCAGAACGTGACAAGTCTAGTCGCAGCGATATCGGCTCAAATTTCAGACGTGCGAAGACCGTTGCGAAGGCACATCCCCATCATCTTCGTGATGAGTATTGACATATCTGCCACAGTCTCCACGGATACTGCATTTGATATCGACCGTGATGAGTTTAAAGCGGCATCAACTGCCAAAGTTCTTCTGACGCCGGTGTGGTCTCAGATTTCCTGCTCTGAAGGAATGGAAGCCGCGACACTCCCTCCGGAAGTCTCCATGACGGAGACCGCCGCCAGCAACACTGATCTGGAAAAG GAAATCTgcgaggaggaaaagaagggagcCATTGTTGCTCCCTATGGGCCTCTTTCCCTGTTGGAGTACACCAACTCTTTCCAACTCG GCGATATCGCAGACGTCTGGTTCGACTCGATCACCCGAGAGGCCACAGCCTTCCGCGGCAGCTGGCAGGTCCTTCTTAATCGGTCAGATCCTGTGGATGAGCTTATGAAGGCACTGGGGATAAGCATGCTGAAGCGTCGAGTGATGGCTTCATACAGCAGCATCACAGACATGGAACTTATCAAGGACGACGCGAAGTCGCCTGTGATAAAGATTACTACCCATCTTCCTCTTAACAACCTGAAGCAGTCTGTTGTGGCGTTTGACAATACCTGGGCTGAGCAGAAG GACTCAGACACCGGCACCTGGCGCACGTGGAGCGTGTGGATCAACGGGAGAGCCATCCAACGGAGAGAGGGGCCTCTTGGCACCATGTTTGACGTCAGGGCAATTTTTCCCTCTGATCCTCTTTCTACGGAGTCGAAAATTGAAAGTCAGGGAGTTTCTGGACCTCTCATGCTCTTTAAG TGGACGTTTATCCCCACAGGCAAGCCGCCAATCACTTCCATGCGATGGATGAAGAAGTTGTAG
- a CDS encoding hypothetical protein (encoded by transcript TGME49_320710) yields MYSLTVVPRFPPGLCAFLYGLQFIVGNSAVGMYLPSELTGDMAETPLPTDQHESSNGSNGQIMADENSFEEALGPTELIFKQVPNEGDVQIMDAVNMAIYLSIYKGTEKERLERWESMWEDYEAKDRGISHRDSLPPSHLCPGPRDFPSLDEAVGSFKESVLDQEELLYLSDFSVPPFIYMSRAAPRGQLRIGDVRFLPDEDPIMSLAFSGRGVEAHGILSDLVEKIISPTLAAAYKVSNLKANWSFRNPSCDFRIAADA; encoded by the exons ATGTACTCGTTGACTGTCgtccctcgttttcctccggGGCTGTGCGCGTTTTTGTACGGGCTTCAGTTCATCGTCGGCAATTCGGCAGTTG GGATGTACCTTCCCTCAGAACTGACAGGAGATATGGCAGAGACGCCACTGCCGACAGACCAGCATGAATCATCTAACGGCAGTAACGGACAAATCATGGCAGACGAGAACTCATTTGAGGAAGCGCTTGGCCCAACTGAGCTGATATTCAAGCAAGTTCCAAACGAGGGAGACGTGCAGATCATGGACGCTGTAAATATGGCCATTTACCTGTCTATCTATAAAGGGACGGAAAAAGAACGTCTCGAGCGCTGGGAAAGCATGTGGGAAGATTACGAGGCTAAGGATAGAGGCATAAGCCATAGAGACAGTCTACCGCCCTCCCATCTGTGCCCTGGGCCAAGGGACTTCCCGTCGCTTGATGAAGCTGTTGGATCTTTCAAGGAGAGTGTTTTGGATCAAGAAGAGTTACTGTATCTTTCAGATTTTAGCGTGCCACCCTTCATCTACATGAGCCGTGCTGCACCACGCGGTCAATTACGTATAGGCGACGTCAGATTCTTGCCCG ATGAAGACCCGATCATGTCCCTGGCCTTCTCAGGACGCGGAGTAGAAGCTCATGGCATCCTCAGTGATCTGGTTGAGAAAATAATTTCACCGACGCTTGCAGCAGCGTACAAAGTCTCAAATCTGAAAGCCAATTGGTCGTTTAGGAACCCATCCTGCGACTTCAGAATTGCGGCTGATGCGTAA
- the AP2IV1 gene encoding AP2 domain transcription factor AP2IV-1 (encoded by transcript TGME49_320700), translating to MAYQRRRAAACTIEVSRDLFSPERNLHDNFSSLAITMAFRTVSKVLPTLSHCFPGPLSVAASSSLPGHSKGEESVPCRVHRSFRLSPVADHEAEALSGSGNDTSGCSQRDRFCAGNGSDCKARRTSDGNGSPPTNARMSEKLSLFKNHAYSCLEQRACPASNRNLGDTAACPLSAFCRSLVRRTPSRLWLPPQCSLLSGCSARSCPPKISVRATNGASEQASWQDFHPALGRAVVPLSLSGRGTAGTHLVRKFGTQRVVQKRRHQMRILHPAQTAYVPVEQRPPPIPHSLTASSTVKRLLNNNTVAAKEAAKRINWGAYISHQRGVRWHPQGAWRVQFSRRNHERNFFVRCECYFRVGTYGFQMAKDLAIRYRQRLEKEWEELQEQWTKLDILEAEQRAKYKEKREEHLLLGAGEEPELHSRRSK from the coding sequence ATGGCCTATCAGAGGCGGAGAGCGGCAGCATGTACAATAGAAGTGTCTCGTgatcttttctctcctgaaaGAAACTTGCATGACAATTTTTCGTCTCTGGCGATAACAATGGCATTCCGCACTGTTTCCAAAGTTCTCCCGACCCTAAGTCACTGTTTCCCAGGTCCCCTGTCGGTTGCTGCGTCGTCGTCTTTGCCGGGTCATTCTAAAGGGGAGGAGTCTGTCCCATGTCGCGTTCACCGTTCGTTTCGACTTTCTCCCGTAGCAGATCACGAGGCTGAGGCGCTGAGTGGCAGCGGTAACGACACCTCAGGTTGTTCTCAGAGAGATCGTTTCTGCGCAGGAAACGGGTCAGACTGCAAGGCTCGACGCACATCTGACGGAAACGGCTCCCCTCCTACCAATGCACGCATGTCCGAAAAGCTTTCTCTGTTCAAGAACCATGCGTATTCCTGTCTCGAGCAGCGTGCGTGCCCCGCGTCCAACCGAAATCTGGGCGACACTGCTGcctgccctctctctgccttttgtCGCTCGCTGGTTCGCCGAACACCCTCCCGGTTATGGCTTCCGCCCCAATGTTCTCTGCTGTCAGGCTGCTCCGCTAGGTCTTGCCCTCCTAAGATCTCAGTCCGAGCGACTAACGGTGCCTCTGAACAGGCCTCCTGGCAAGACTTTCACCCCGCGTTGGGCCGGGCTGTCGTGCCGCTGTCCTTGTCTGGCAGGGGCACCGCAGGCACTCACCTAGTCAGAAAGTTCGGAACTCAGCGCGTGGTTCAGAAGCGTCGTCACCAAATGCGAATTCTTCACCCTGCTCAAACGGCGTACGTGCCGGTTGAGCAGCGCCCACCGCCCATTCCCCACTCTCTTACCGCGTCGAGCACTGTGAAAAGACTCTTGAACAATAACACCGTAGCAGCCAAGGAGGCCGCGAAGCGCATCAACTGGGGCGCCTACATTTCCCACCAGAGAGGTGTGCGGTGGCACCCCCAGGGTGCGTGGCGCGTGCAGTTCTCTAGACGGAACCACGAACGAAATTTTTTCGTTCGCTGCGAGTGTTACTTCAGGGTCGGCACCTATGGCTTCCAGATGGCGAAAGACCTGGCCATACGGTATCGGCAGCGTCTCGAGAAAGAATGGGAAGAGCTTCAGGAGCAGTGGACGAAACTTGATATTCTGGAGGCTGAACAGCGGGCGAAGtacaaggagaagagggaggagcaTCTCCTCCTAGGCGCCGGCGAGGAACCGGAGCTCCACTCTCGGAGAAGCAAATAG
- a CDS encoding hypothetical protein (encoded by transcript TGME49_320715), protein MSYICCLSSHVKPEKATFGSCKRTQDRSSTTRLNRYRMPTCSRQMNVASHELQTVADSLSHPGALTRAAGGNCASEELASKYAGSHSSWALSLQEKASSSETISPKEPLKNCRKTRHFSPWSGHHVKSDATGGRVSASSRPSFEKAFENKEWIRLFRSRLDCLLRHNRQHDQRKRPSSVSSTKSTSRQNSEETEPVGPASVSTNIQPCNDNAYNSVHMDKDGFGLGGGERTEDHDTSEGKRCYPGIPVFRGGEGELLQKQRSFFSTSGVPLAPPHTCNRENLPEYERVTVESLEMQPVAFNKDKEARPLHLQLQGRLCIPPLFKAAALFRVDTNVQLHQQFLGVEENDIVFQRLLTNYFVHRLSSKLQQVSLTLKMIPPHLPLFLGPENKPALRLSKLTGVQILLIGASIGESQRNTRYIVEPAAAAQSARRSAAAQLFPKENEFRQVELRGHIDAVLAAYAHLAYRLQHPLRKAVAFCVLVALKQGREGARRKRESSGVGIKTKIRPLNTEETGNDYKVDQSPQEDRVRKTSVGGSSHPSPDCSMPVGPESSCEDKLIDLVSKLLSMPPVACESPAIVRGVAVESAPTSPLCIPQIARDEAWVLPLP, encoded by the exons ATGAGCTACATCTGCTGTTTGTCGTCGCACGTGAAACCGGAAAAGGCGACTTTTGGCTCCTGCAAAAGAACACAG GACAGATCATCTACAACTCGCCTGAACCGTTACAGGATGCCGACTTGCAGTCGTCAGATGAACGTGGCGTCTCACGAATTGCAGACCGTGGCAGATTCTCTTTCCCACCCCGGCGCCTTAACGCGTGCAGCAGGCGGGAACTGTGCCTCCGAGGAGTTAGCCTCGAAGTATGCGGGGAGCCATTCTTCATGGGCCTTGTCTTTACAGGAGAAAGCATCTTCCAGTGAAACCATATCGCCAAAAGAGCCTTTGAAAAACTGCAGGAAAACAAGGCATTTTTCACCCTGGTCCGGACACCATGTCAAGTCTGACGCTACTGGAGGGCGTGTATCTGCGAGCTCTCGGCCGAGCTTTGAAAAGGCGTTCGAAAACAAAGAATGGATACGTCTCTTTCGAAGCCGTCTCGATTGTCTGCTGAGACACAACAGGCAGCACGATCAAAGAAAAAGGCCGTCTTCGGTGTCATCCACCAAATCCACGTCTAGACAaaacagcgaagagacagaaccaGTTGGTCCGGCAAGCGTTTCCACCAACATCCAGCCATGTAACGATAACGCTTATAATTCTGTTCACATGGATAAGGACGGCTTCGGTCTCggagggggagaaaggacTGAAGACCATGATACCAGTGAAGGCAAAAGGTGTTACCCGGGAATTCCCGTTTTcagagggggagaaggagaattACTACAGAAACAAAGGTCATTTTTTAGCACTTCCGGTGTTCCTCTAGCCCCACCACACACGTGCAACCGGGAGAATTTACCAGAGTATGAAAGGGTCACAGTGGAATCCCTGGAAATGCAGCCTGTCGCCTTCAATAAAGACAAGGAGGCCCGACCGCTTCATCTGCAACTGCAAGGGAGGTTGTGCATCCCTCCGTTGTTCAAGGCTGCAGCACTGTTTCGTGTGGATACAAATGTGCAGCTCCATCAGCAGTTTCTTGGTGTTGAAGAAAATGACATCGTCTTCCAGCGGCTCCTCACCAACTACTTCGTTCATAGACTTTCGTCCAAACTTCAGCAGGTCTCCCTTACGCTCAAG ATGATTCCTCCTCATTTGCCGCTGTTTCTGGGACCAGAGAACAAGCCTGCATTGAGACTCTCTAAGCTTACAGGTGTCCAGATTCTCTTGATTGGAGCTTCAATTGGGGAATCGCAGAGAAATACTCGTTACATTGTCGAGCCTGCGGCGGCTGCCCAGTCCGCTAGACGAAGTGCCGCTGCACAGCTGTTTCCAAAAGAGAACGAGTTTCGTCAGGTCGAGTTGCGGGGACACATTGACGCTGTTCTAGCCGCTTATGCACATCTTGCATATCGATTGCAGCATCCACTCAGAAAGGCAGTCGCATTCTGCGTTTTAGTGGCCCTCAAACAAGGTCGTGAGGGAGCTAGAAGGAAACGTGAGAGCAGTGGCGTTGGCATTAAGACAAAAATACGTCCACTGAATACAGAGGAGACTGGGAATGATTATAAGGTGGATCAAAGTCCGCAGGAAGATAGGGTGAGGAAAACAAGCGTAGGTGGCAGCTCCCATCCATCTCCTGACTGCAGCATGCCTGTGGGTCCAGAATCATCATGTGAAGATAAGCTTATCGACCTCGTTTCCAAGCTTCTCAGTATGCCTCCAGTCGCATGTGAATCTCCAGCGATTGTGAGAGGCGTCGCCGTTGAAAGCGCCCCgacgtcgcctctctgtATTCCCCAAATAGCTCGAGATGAAGCTTGGGTACTGCCTCTTCCTTAA
- a CDS encoding hypothetical protein (encoded by transcript TGME49_320720~Predicted trans-membrane domain (TMHMM2.0):187-210), whose amino-acid sequence MWGRVLSGRLPRDVEKSSWHRWRCHVREPSKLYCCSTLQHSKPVDPGVHPRSHQKYIVAKGVISGEFDRTLMMSTGFDSAALRCADGLASKSLQLVNQLQRALFQKPDPSVTAWWDGIEWMKSISSFFGREEISIHLQYFPPRQSSSLFNYYQGIQVEPRLLPATVVRLAALPLVDFYFPTKPVVRRVVCGISVVFLLIELFPSVAFPIIHDSVFWIARAWRFALETSRSSV is encoded by the exons ATGTGGGGGAGGGTTCTTTCAGGGAGATTGCCGAGGGATGTGGAGAAATCTTCCTGGCACCGCTGGAGATGTCATGTACGCGAACCCAGCAAACTCTACTGCTGTTCGACCTTGCAACACTCCAAGCCTGTTGACCCGGGAGTACACCCGAGGTCCCATCAGAAATACATAGTTGCGAAAGGGGTGATATCAGGGGAATTCGATAGGACACTGATGATGTCTACAGGGTTCGACTCAGCCGCGCTACGGTGCGCAGATGGTCTTGCCTCCAAGAGCCTGCAGCTTGTCAATCAGCTTCAAAGGGCGTTGTTCCAGAAGCCTGATCCTTCCGTCACTGCTTG GTGGGATGGCATAGAGTGGATGAAATCTATTTCGTCATTCTTTGGCCGAGAAGAGATTTCTATTCACCTGCAA TATTTTCCCCCTCGTCAatcgtcttcgctcttcaaCTACTACCAGGGTATACAGGTGGAGCCCCGCCTGTTGCCTGCGACTGTTGTGCGCCTTGCCGCCCTACCTCTTGTAGACTTTTACTTCCCGACCAAGCCCGTCGTAAGACGCGTCGTTTGCGGCATTTCTGTTGTCTTTCTGCTAATTGAgctctttccctctgtgGCCTTCCCCATCATTCATGACAGTGTATTCTGGATCGCCAGAGCGTGGCGTTTTGCTTTAGAAACGTCACGCAGCTCTGTGTAG
- a CDS encoding gamma-soluble NSF attachment protein, putative (encoded by transcript TGME49_320690) produces the protein MSGLFGRGGFSDHGLPGSRKFEDGVEHRQRAEKALKTSVFLFKFSPDYDIAALEYKAAAECFQEDGSEQAFPQALHCWQKVADIRDKQQDAFGAARALEQMACLHSSSQPGHPKADFSEFFRLQSEAAHRYRLAGKSDAAVRVLRKAAKVKEEKLSDCRGAADILSECVSIHEEDEKWHYASEIYRDLISVLARERMHEELLKALDRHIKVLQRLGQQNGIHNATMSKVIVCLAMDDAVEADNALSDDVAFASNFLGTREFQLAGETLDAYKAGDPEALQAALENQMWNFLPTEIVKMARDLKSVCRGAQFQGRASSSCGSVSGPVSQVRASSSVVPVSSRLDLTRDVRPVLGCFSSSGVKLSDCPNVEGGRQSVLKPPAVQTSTDSTSQVRPNAEAADVSINELLC, from the exons ATGTCGGGGTTGTTCGGCCGGGGAGGTTTCAGCGACCACGGCTTGCCTGGTTCGCGCAAATTCGAAGACGGCGTCGAGCATCGTCAACGGGCCGAAAAGGCACTCAAGACCTCCGTATTTTTGTTCAAATTCTCTCCAGACTACGATATCGCGGCACTCGAGTACAAGGCCGCTGCCGAGTGTTTCCAAGAAGATGGTAGCGAGCAAGCTTTTCCTCAGGCGCTACACTGCTGGCAAAAGGTCGCTGACATTCGCGATAAGCAACAAGATGCGTTCGGTGCCGCGCGCGCCCTAGAGCAG ATGGCCTGTCTGCATTCATCGAGTCAACCGGGGCACCCAAAAGCGGATTTCTCCGAGTTCTTTCGCCTGCAGAGTGAGGCGGCTCATCGGTACCGCCTAGCCGGCAAGAGTGACGCAGCTGTGCGTGTCCTGCGGAAGGCTGCCAAAGTCAAAGAGGAAAAGCTGAGTGACTGTCGTGGCGCCGCGGATATTCTTAGCGAATGTGTGTCTATCCACGAGGAAGATGAAAAATGGCACTACGCATCAGAGATTTACCGGGACCTCATTAGCGTCCTTGCAcgagaacgcatgcatgagGAACTTCTCAAGGCGCTTGATCGGCACATAAAAGTCCTCCAGAGGCTCGGCCAGCAAAACGGAATCCACAACGCCACCATGAGCAAAGTCATCGTCTGCCTCGCCATGGATGATGCGGTCGAAGCCGACAACGCCCTCTCCGACGACGTG GCATTCGCGAGCAACTTTTTGGGGACTCGAGAGTTTCAGCTGGCTGGCGAGACACTGGATGCTTATAAAGCTGGCGACCCCGAAGCGTTGCAGGCTGCGCTCGAAAACCAAATGTGGAATTTCCTTCCGACTGAAATCGTTAAAATGGCCCGCGATCTGAAATCTGTTTGCCGTGGAGCCCAGTTCCAAGGCAGAGCCTCTTCGAGTTGTGGGAGCGTTTCGGGTCCGGTTTCTCAAGTGCGTGCGTCGTCCAGTGTggttcctgtctcctctagACTGGACCTGACACGCGACGTGCGTCCCGTCTTGGGATGCTTCTCGTCCTCGGGGGTAAAATTGTCCGACTGTCCAAACGTAGAAGGTGGGCGTCAGAGCGTCTTGAAGCCACCAGCAGTCCAGACAAGCACCGATAGTACCTCTCAGGTGCGGCCGAATGCGGAGGCCGCAGACGTTTCTATAAATGAGCTTCTTTgctga